The following proteins are co-located in the Candidatus Planktophila lacus genome:
- a CDS encoding amidohydrolase family protein — protein sequence MDLLITNARYAVTSNGSDEILENISIGIKDGKIAYIGTDKPAATKSYDASGKLIAPGLINSHTHLGMSLLRGWAEGVNLQGFLERVWAAEGEIMDEATCELGTELGALEALLSGTTTTMDMYLNPAATHRGAVRVGLRHIAGPIFFDFPGLDGLQWEQRIERAHQWKAVLAEIGGPYIPTYLMPHSTYTDSPENLTQVAAIAKELGARIHLHVSETQAENDDVATRYGKTPTEVCRDTGILDVPTIFGHGVHLSDSDMAIAASKGASVGHCPGSNLKLGSGLARFNDLRKAGIKVGLGTDSCSSSNDLDMFSVMRMAAHVVALRQSPADVDLISIVRAATIEAAHAVGLADRVGSIEIGKEADLIAIDLHAAHLTPVHDVNALLVFAAGRGDVTDVWVAGDQVVANRTSTKIDLTDLIKRVNHRVKALDPLR from the coding sequence ATGGATCTATTAATCACCAATGCGCGGTACGCAGTAACCTCTAACGGTAGCGATGAGATCTTAGAAAATATCTCGATCGGTATCAAAGACGGCAAGATTGCATATATCGGTACAGATAAACCTGCTGCAACTAAAAGTTATGATGCGTCGGGCAAGTTGATCGCACCAGGTTTAATCAATAGCCATACCCATTTAGGAATGTCGCTATTGCGCGGTTGGGCAGAGGGCGTAAACCTGCAAGGTTTTCTAGAACGCGTCTGGGCCGCTGAAGGTGAGATCATGGATGAGGCAACCTGCGAACTCGGTACCGAACTCGGCGCGCTAGAAGCTTTGCTATCTGGCACAACAACCACGATGGATATGTATTTAAATCCTGCCGCAACACATCGTGGCGCAGTGCGCGTTGGCCTTCGCCATATCGCAGGGCCAATCTTCTTTGATTTCCCAGGCCTAGATGGTCTGCAATGGGAGCAACGCATCGAACGAGCACACCAGTGGAAGGCCGTACTTGCTGAAATCGGCGGCCCATATATTCCAACATATTTAATGCCGCATTCAACTTATACAGATTCACCAGAAAACTTGACGCAGGTGGCTGCAATCGCTAAAGAACTTGGCGCACGTATTCACTTACATGTCTCGGAAACACAAGCAGAAAACGATGATGTGGCAACGCGTTATGGCAAGACTCCTACCGAAGTTTGTCGCGATACCGGCATCTTGGATGTCCCAACTATCTTCGGACACGGCGTGCATTTATCAGATTCCGATATGGCGATTGCGGCAAGTAAAGGCGCATCAGTTGGCCATTGCCCGGGCAGTAATTTAAAACTTGGCTCAGGCCTTGCGCGCTTTAATGACCTACGTAAAGCTGGCATCAAAGTTGGCCTGGGCACAGATTCATGTTCTTCATCTAATGATCTAGATATGTTCTCAGTAATGCGTATGGCAGCCCACGTTGTTGCCCTTCGCCAATCCCCTGCCGATGTTGACCTGATATCAATTGTGCGTGCGGCAACTATCGAAGCAGCGCATGCGGTTGGTCTAGCCGACCGAGTAGGAAGTATCGAGATCGGTAAAGAGGCAGATCTCATTGCCATTGATCTTCACGCCGCACATTTAACGCCAGTGCATGATGTCAACGCGCTCTTAGTCTTTGCAGCAGGCCGTGGCGATGTTACAGATGTCTGGGTTGCAGGTGATCAAGTAGTTGCTAACCGAACCAGCACCAAGATCGATCTAACAGATTTGATTAAGCGGGTAAATCATCGAGTAAAAGCGCTGGACCCACTTCGATGA
- a CDS encoding S-methyl-5'-thioinosine phosphorylase: MKIAIIAGTGFYNLPALEGQSPTTVDTTYGQAVITTGKWHGAEVAFLTRHGVNHTVPPSQVNYRANIQALKNWGAELVIGVNVVGGVDKKLKPGALQLVDDFIDFTHGRADTFFDGVQEGGVQHIDMTYIYDKKIQKALAKSAKKSDIKLHEGGIYAVYNGPRFESPAEIRMCAMLGVTVVGMTGVPEATLAREAGLRYAAIAAVANPAAGLSKEEISHEGVGEVIKGCAGNVITIIDGAIKILAS; this comes from the coding sequence TTGAAGATCGCAATAATCGCTGGCACAGGTTTCTACAATCTGCCGGCGCTCGAAGGCCAATCCCCTACAACTGTCGATACCACTTACGGCCAGGCAGTTATCACAACTGGAAAATGGCATGGCGCAGAAGTTGCTTTCTTAACTCGCCATGGCGTTAACCACACCGTGCCACCTAGCCAAGTTAACTACCGCGCAAATATCCAAGCGCTAAAGAACTGGGGTGCAGAGCTCGTTATCGGTGTAAATGTAGTTGGCGGCGTCGATAAGAAGTTAAAGCCAGGTGCCTTGCAGTTAGTTGATGATTTCATCGACTTCACTCATGGTCGCGCAGATACCTTCTTTGATGGCGTTCAAGAAGGTGGCGTTCAGCATATTGATATGACCTATATCTATGACAAGAAGATTCAAAAAGCTCTTGCGAAATCTGCAAAGAAGTCTGATATTAAATTGCACGAAGGTGGAATCTACGCCGTCTATAACGGTCCTCGTTTTGAATCACCAGCTGAAATCCGCATGTGCGCCATGTTGGGTGTAACCGTGGTTGGAATGACTGGTGTACCTGAAGCTACGTTGGCACGTGAAGCAGGGCTTCGTTACGCCGCAATCGCAGCTGTTGCCAACCCGGCAGCAGGCCTTTCTAAGGAAGAGATTAGCCATGAAGGCGTCGGTGAAGTCATCAAGGGTTGTGCAGGAAATGTAATCACGATCATTGATGGTGCGATAAAAATCCTGGCTTCGTAG
- a CDS encoding ABC transporter ATP-binding protein, which translates to MSALLEVTGVTKRYPGVVANDNVSLTVNAGEVVALLGENGAGKSTLLKAVFGLIKPDSGEIKIGGTPIVFGDTAGVISRGVGMVHQHFQLVPVMTVAENLILGDEPKRGLFINQKAARAEIIALSKRYGLEVDPDAVIEDLPVGMQQRVEILKALRKDVKLLILDEPTAVLTPQEIDELLGVIRNLAKSGVGVVLITHKLHEVMAVADRVVVLRGGKLVGTTTPKETDEAGLAQMMVGRSVVLQVNRTEAKRGAVVLEVKGLQVRDDRKILSVKGVDLVLHKGEILGVAGVEGNGQRELVEAICGMRHREAGEVLISGVASRDMAPHSVHEAGISHVPEDREKHGLVANYSIADNLVLNQFDQAPFAKGWIRNLGEVAKNAEQLVEKFDIRTPSAFNQASSLSGGNKQKVVVARELSQELPVLVAAQPTRGVDVGSIEFIHNQLISARDNGAGVLLVSAELDEILSLSDRIAVMSGGKIVAIVDSKDADRNYIGRLMAGLKE; encoded by the coding sequence ATGAGCGCTCTTCTTGAAGTAACTGGCGTAACCAAGCGCTATCCCGGAGTTGTTGCAAATGACAATGTTTCGCTAACTGTTAACGCTGGCGAAGTTGTTGCACTGCTTGGCGAAAATGGTGCTGGTAAATCAACGTTGCTAAAAGCAGTATTCGGTTTGATTAAGCCAGATTCTGGCGAGATCAAGATCGGTGGCACTCCAATCGTCTTCGGCGATACCGCAGGAGTTATCTCACGTGGCGTCGGTATGGTTCACCAGCACTTCCAGTTGGTACCGGTTATGACTGTTGCTGAAAACTTGATCTTGGGAGATGAACCAAAGCGCGGATTATTTATCAATCAGAAGGCAGCACGCGCAGAAATTATCGCGCTATCAAAGCGTTATGGCCTTGAAGTAGATCCTGATGCGGTAATCGAAGATCTGCCAGTTGGTATGCAGCAGCGCGTGGAAATTCTTAAGGCGCTGCGTAAAGATGTAAAGCTTTTGATTCTCGACGAGCCAACTGCAGTTCTAACTCCACAAGAGATCGATGAACTATTAGGTGTTATTCGTAACCTCGCTAAATCAGGTGTTGGCGTGGTCTTGATTACCCACAAACTCCACGAAGTTATGGCTGTAGCCGATCGCGTAGTCGTCTTACGCGGTGGAAAGCTAGTCGGAACAACAACTCCTAAAGAGACCGACGAAGCAGGCTTGGCGCAGATGATGGTGGGGCGCTCTGTTGTTCTGCAGGTCAATCGCACTGAGGCTAAGCGCGGCGCAGTAGTTCTAGAAGTTAAAGGGCTACAAGTTCGCGATGATCGCAAGATCTTGTCAGTTAAGGGAGTAGATCTCGTACTTCATAAAGGCGAGATTCTTGGTGTTGCAGGCGTGGAAGGAAATGGTCAGCGCGAATTAGTCGAAGCAATTTGCGGTATGCGCCATCGCGAGGCAGGCGAAGTTCTAATCAGCGGCGTTGCTTCTAGAGATATGGCCCCACATTCAGTACACGAAGCCGGTATTTCACATGTACCTGAAGATCGTGAAAAGCATGGTCTAGTCGCTAATTACTCGATCGCCGATAACTTGGTGTTAAACCAATTCGATCAAGCGCCTTTTGCTAAAGGTTGGATTCGAAACCTTGGCGAAGTTGCTAAGAATGCCGAACAACTTGTTGAGAAGTTCGATATCCGCACACCTTCAGCCTTTAATCAAGCGAGTTCACTCTCTGGTGGAAATAAGCAGAAAGTTGTTGTTGCTCGCGAACTAAGCCAAGAACTTCCAGTGTTGGTTGCCGCTCAACCAACGCGTGGTGTGGATGTTGGTTCGATTGAATTTATCCATAACCAGTTAATTTCAGCGCGCGATAACGGCGCTGGCGTACTTTTGGTATCTGCCGAACTCGATGAAATTCTCTCCCTCTCAGACCGCATCGCGGTTATGTCGGGTGGAAAGATCGTTGCGATCGTTGACTCCAAAGATGCGGATCGCAACTACATCGGCCGTCTAATGGCCGGTCTTAAGGAGTAA
- a CDS encoding ABC transporter permease translates to MKHLTKRNIYILLAVAATAFFYSRDADITTSVYATGTAFALPLALAAMVGIMCERTGIVNIGIEGTMLISAFVAFFVSYLTQNIVIGLIAALMVGALMGFILALMAVSWRMDQIIAGTIINILATGLTSFLYVQGKTIPSVFQSFEIPLLSKIPFFGQVLFIHGALTFIGLAVILILYVGIYHTPWGLRSRAVGEHPSSADTAGVSVARLRYINVTIAGAIGALAGAYLALELVGSFERGFIAGKGFTALALMIFGRWNPLGALAAALFFGLTQAYASQLMIDQVVNIPSQFTAALPYVLTIVVLTISAGKVRPPAAEGQPYEKGQ, encoded by the coding sequence ATGAAACACCTCACCAAGCGCAATATTTATATCTTGCTCGCAGTTGCAGCAACAGCTTTCTTCTACTCTCGTGACGCAGATATAACAACTTCCGTTTACGCAACAGGTACTGCTTTCGCACTCCCCCTTGCACTCGCAGCGATGGTCGGAATCATGTGCGAACGTACCGGTATCGTAAATATTGGTATTGAGGGAACGATGCTTATCTCAGCATTCGTCGCCTTCTTTGTTTCTTATCTGACTCAAAACATCGTCATCGGACTCATCGCCGCTCTCATGGTTGGTGCGCTGATGGGCTTTATCTTGGCGTTGATGGCAGTTTCTTGGCGCATGGATCAGATTATCGCCGGAACTATTATCAATATTTTGGCGACTGGACTGACTTCATTTCTCTACGTTCAGGGAAAGACAATTCCTTCGGTCTTCCAATCATTTGAAATTCCACTTCTCTCCAAGATTCCATTCTTTGGACAAGTTCTCTTTATCCACGGCGCACTTACCTTCATAGGTCTTGCGGTAATTCTGATTCTCTATGTCGGGATTTATCACACGCCTTGGGGCTTGCGCTCTCGTGCAGTTGGCGAACACCCATCTAGCGCTGACACTGCAGGTGTTTCAGTAGCTCGCCTGCGCTATATAAATGTCACGATCGCAGGTGCGATCGGTGCACTTGCTGGCGCATACCTGGCACTCGAACTAGTTGGTTCATTTGAACGCGGCTTTATCGCCGGCAAGGGCTTCACCGCACTTGCCTTGATGATCTTCGGTCGCTGGAATCCACTCGGTGCACTTGCGGCAGCGCTCTTCTTCGGGCTGACTCAGGCTTACGCCAGCCAGTTGATGATCGATCAGGTTGTAAATATTCCTTCACAATTTACCGCGGCACTTCCATATGTTTTAACGATCGTTGTCTTAACAATTTCTGCCGGCAAGGTGCGACCACCTGCCGCAGAAGGTCAACCATATGAGAAGGGACAGTAA
- a CDS encoding ABC transporter permease: MSETKSIKTDLEKTDKKFDVGSWLIPIIAVFIALFIGGILIKLQGLDPVVAYKSLFKTAFGSIEGIGATLGKSTPLVLSGLAVAVGLRAGLFNIGAQGQLLSGSLAAAWAGVTFDGLPGYIHIPVALIIGAFFGSIVAAISGLLKAYRGVHEVITTIMLNSIVMAIADYLASGKLREPGQFLTRTSEIAESARLPIIGNLPSGFFIAVILGVFIWWVLGRTTSGFRIETVGRNRHAAWYSGISVKRTVVSAMVVSGAIAGLGGAIETLGITYRYAPAFNLGLGFDGITIALLGRVHPIGIIPGAILIGGMRAGAANMQFDAGVAPEIVDLLMALILLFVTAPLITRFFKNSSNKSMTSGWGN; this comes from the coding sequence ATGAGCGAGACGAAATCCATAAAAACCGATCTGGAAAAGACAGATAAAAAGTTTGATGTTGGCTCTTGGTTGATTCCGATAATTGCAGTTTTTATTGCGCTCTTTATTGGCGGAATATTAATAAAGTTGCAAGGACTCGATCCAGTTGTTGCTTACAAGTCACTCTTTAAAACCGCCTTTGGCTCCATTGAAGGAATTGGAGCAACTCTCGGCAAATCAACTCCTCTTGTCTTAAGCGGACTCGCAGTTGCAGTTGGTTTACGCGCTGGCTTATTTAATATCGGCGCTCAAGGACAACTTCTCTCTGGTTCACTTGCTGCGGCTTGGGCCGGCGTTACCTTTGATGGTCTTCCTGGCTACATTCACATTCCAGTTGCGTTGATAATCGGCGCATTCTTCGGATCAATTGTTGCTGCAATTTCAGGGCTGTTAAAGGCCTACCGCGGTGTCCATGAAGTTATCACAACGATCATGCTTAACAGTATTGTGATGGCAATTGCCGATTATTTGGCATCAGGAAAATTGCGCGAACCAGGTCAATTCTTAACGCGAACTTCAGAGATCGCCGAAAGTGCAAGGCTTCCGATCATTGGAAACTTGCCTTCAGGATTCTTTATCGCAGTAATCCTTGGCGTCTTTATCTGGTGGGTTCTAGGTCGCACAACCAGCGGTTTCCGAATCGAAACCGTTGGTCGCAACCGCCATGCCGCTTGGTATTCAGGTATCTCGGTAAAGCGCACAGTTGTATCAGCGATGGTCGTATCTGGTGCAATAGCTGGATTAGGTGGAGCGATCGAAACTTTGGGTATCACCTACCGCTACGCACCAGCATTTAACTTAGGTTTGGGATTTGATGGAATCACAATTGCACTGCTGGGCCGCGTTCATCCGATTGGAATTATTCCGGGCGCAATCTTGATTGGTGGCATGCGGGCAGGTGCTGCCAATATGCAATTTGATGCCGGTGTTGCCCCAGAAATTGTTGATCTCTTGATGGCGCTGATTCTGCTCTTTGTCACAGCGCCTTTAATTACCCGTTTCTTTAAAAACAGCTCAAATAAATCTATGACTAGCGGATGGGGTAACTAA
- a CDS encoding BMP family ABC transporter substrate-binding protein, which produces MIKRISAITAALALATVGFIVPANAATTEADCGKAGEFCVGLVTDLGKIDDKSFNQAAWEGAVAGAKKAGGFAKYIETTDSKDYAKNIKLFADKGYNAIVTVGFLMGDASAAAAKLYPKIKFIGVDQFNASTETNYTGLIFDEDKAGFLAGYLAGYLTKTNKVGAVFGMKEVLPVRKFGEGYEGGIAYAAKQRSKKIKSTVVYHAAGDNAFSDPAWGATTANQLLTQGYDVIFGAGGSTGNGAIGKVAQKAGALCIGVDIDQYYTVPEAKSCLVTSAEKKLVLGVATLVGQAKAGTIKGGNYTGQVGLAPHHDLDSKVPAAVKVRLKKTTTGVLAGSIPTGFKG; this is translated from the coding sequence TTGATTAAGAGAATTTCAGCCATTACAGCTGCACTCGCTCTTGCAACAGTTGGCTTCATTGTTCCAGCAAATGCTGCAACAACAGAAGCAGATTGCGGTAAGGCTGGCGAATTTTGCGTTGGTCTCGTAACTGACCTTGGAAAGATTGACGACAAGTCATTCAACCAAGCAGCATGGGAAGGCGCTGTAGCAGGCGCTAAGAAAGCCGGCGGTTTCGCTAAGTACATCGAAACTACAGATTCAAAAGATTATGCAAAGAACATCAAACTTTTCGCTGACAAGGGTTACAACGCAATCGTAACTGTCGGCTTCTTGATGGGTGATGCTTCAGCAGCTGCTGCAAAGCTTTATCCAAAGATCAAGTTCATCGGTGTTGATCAGTTCAACGCATCAACAGAAACTAACTACACAGGTTTGATCTTCGACGAAGATAAGGCTGGCTTCTTGGCCGGTTACCTCGCTGGATACCTAACAAAGACCAATAAGGTCGGCGCAGTATTCGGTATGAAGGAAGTACTTCCTGTTCGCAAGTTCGGTGAAGGATACGAAGGCGGAATTGCATACGCAGCAAAGCAGCGCAGCAAGAAGATCAAGTCAACTGTTGTTTACCACGCAGCTGGCGATAACGCTTTCTCAGATCCAGCATGGGGCGCAACAACTGCTAACCAGCTACTTACACAGGGATACGACGTTATCTTCGGTGCAGGTGGATCAACTGGTAACGGTGCTATCGGCAAGGTAGCCCAAAAGGCTGGCGCGCTCTGCATCGGTGTTGACATCGATCAGTACTACACAGTTCCTGAAGCAAAGTCATGTCTCGTAACTTCTGCAGAGAAGAAGCTAGTACTTGGAGTTGCAACACTTGTTGGTCAGGCTAAGGCCGGAACAATCAAGGGCGGAAACTACACAGGTCAAGTTGGTCTCGCACCACACCACGACTTGGATTCAAAAGTTCCTGCAGCAGTCAAGGTACGTTTGAAGAAGACAACAACTGGCGTTCTTGCTGGTTCAATCCCAACTGGCTTCAAGGGTTAA
- the iolD gene encoding 3D-(3,5/4)-trihydroxycyclohexane-1,2-dione acylhydrolase (decyclizing), which translates to MATRKMSVGQAIVEFLAHQYTVDGTHRERTIQGVFGIFGHGNVAGIGQALKQLSTTDPDLMPYHQARNEQAMVHESSAYARMTRRRSTFACASSVGPGATNMLTGAAVATTNRLPVLLFPADTFANRVADPVLQQLEQPYDLTMSVNDAFKPLSKFFDRINRPEQIFSSLLGAMRVLTDPAETGAVTICLPEDVQAETIEVPEEFLADREWHIRRPRPDAGVSAVAAKAIRNAKRPFIVAGGGVIYSDAHAALTKFVEATGIPVGVSQAGMGSLNWDHPQMCGSVGATGTTTSNRLAKDADLVIGIGTRYSDFTTASRTVFQNPDVKFININVTAFDAFKHGSAIPVVADAREALTELLQELNGYALDAAYAKKIAEEKTTWNAIVDASFIDQKLAKPSQSEIIGAVQAATDPRDVLVGAAGSLPGDLHKLWRVRDPLGYHMEYAFSCMGYEIAAGLGVARADSSRTPVVMMGDGSYLMMHTELVTAVAEGLKFIVVLVQNHGFASIGHLSEDIGSQRFGTKYRFRDKKANNHETGDVLPVDLATNAESLGMNVIRIAETPNAIADLSAAMKVAKAHPTATLIHINSDPLLYAPGGEAWWEVPIPAVSTLESTQKAYAHYSEARKAQKRYFGKGAIERN; encoded by the coding sequence ATGGCAACTCGCAAGATGAGCGTCGGTCAAGCAATCGTCGAATTCTTGGCCCATCAATACACAGTTGATGGCACACATCGCGAGCGAACTATTCAGGGCGTCTTTGGAATCTTTGGACACGGAAACGTGGCAGGTATTGGACAAGCGTTAAAACAATTATCAACAACTGATCCAGATTTAATGCCGTACCACCAAGCGCGTAATGAACAAGCAATGGTTCACGAATCATCGGCATATGCCCGTATGACTCGTCGCCGTTCTACCTTTGCATGTGCATCATCAGTTGGGCCAGGTGCGACAAATATGCTCACTGGTGCCGCAGTTGCGACAACAAATCGTTTACCAGTGCTGCTCTTTCCGGCGGACACCTTTGCTAACCGGGTTGCCGATCCTGTTCTGCAGCAGCTAGAGCAACCATATGACTTAACGATGTCGGTAAATGATGCATTTAAGCCGCTATCTAAATTCTTCGATCGCATTAATCGCCCAGAACAAATCTTTAGTTCGCTGCTTGGCGCAATGCGTGTGTTGACCGATCCTGCCGAAACAGGTGCAGTAACTATCTGTCTTCCAGAAGATGTGCAGGCCGAAACTATTGAAGTCCCTGAAGAATTCTTGGCAGATCGCGAATGGCATATCCGCCGTCCACGCCCTGATGCTGGTGTCAGCGCAGTTGCTGCAAAGGCGATCCGCAACGCAAAGCGTCCATTTATTGTCGCTGGTGGCGGAGTTATCTACTCTGATGCTCATGCAGCGCTAACTAAGTTCGTGGAAGCAACTGGCATTCCAGTTGGGGTTTCACAAGCCGGAATGGGTTCACTTAATTGGGATCACCCACAAATGTGCGGTTCAGTGGGCGCAACAGGTACAACTACTTCAAACCGACTAGCTAAAGATGCGGATCTAGTAATTGGTATCGGCACTCGATATAGCGATTTCACAACCGCATCTCGCACCGTCTTCCAAAACCCAGATGTTAAATTTATCAATATCAACGTAACCGCCTTCGATGCCTTTAAGCATGGCAGCGCAATTCCGGTTGTTGCCGATGCGCGCGAGGCGTTAACTGAACTTTTACAAGAGCTAAATGGATATGCGCTAGATGCGGCATATGCCAAGAAGATTGCTGAAGAGAAGACAACCTGGAATGCAATTGTTGATGCATCTTTTATTGATCAAAAGTTAGCCAAGCCAAGCCAGAGCGAGATCATCGGTGCAGTACAGGCGGCAACCGATCCGCGTGATGTTCTGGTTGGTGCAGCCGGTTCACTTCCTGGTGATCTCCATAAGTTATGGCGCGTACGTGATCCACTTGGATATCACATGGAATATGCCTTCTCTTGTATGGGATATGAGATCGCTGCAGGTTTAGGTGTCGCTCGCGCTGATTCATCACGTACACCAGTTGTGATGATGGGTGATGGCTCTTACTTAATGATGCATACCGAACTCGTTACCGCGGTTGCTGAAGGCCTGAAATTTATTGTCGTCTTGGTGCAGAACCATGGCTTTGCTTCGATCGGCCATCTCTCTGAAGATATTGGCTCACAACGCTTTGGTACCAAGTACCGCTTCCGCGATAAGAAAGCCAATAACCACGAAACCGGCGATGTCTTGCCAGTTGATCTTGCAACAAATGCCGAGAGCCTCGGAATGAATGTAATTCGCATCGCTGAAACTCCTAACGCCATTGCAGATCTATCTGCAGCGATGAAGGTTGCTAAGGCGCACCCAACTGCAACGCTGATCCATATCAATAGCGATCCGCTGCTTTATGCACCAGGTGGAGAAGCGTGGTGGGAAGTTCCGATTCCTGCAGTCTCTACTTTGGAAAGCACCCAGAAGGCATACGCGCATTATTCAGAGGCGCGCAAAGCGCAGAAGAGATACTTCGGTAAGGGCGCTATTGAAAGAAATTAA
- a CDS encoding CoA-acylating methylmalonate-semialdehyde dehydrogenase, protein MTTTVGHWIDNKEVPSTSGRTAPVYDPALGVETKRVALANAAEINAAIASAKKAFPGWSKTSLAARQQIVFKFRELINAKKGELAEIITSEHGKVLSDALGEITRGQEVVEFAVGMPQLIKGYYSENVSTGVDVYSTRQALGVVGIISPFNFPAMVPMWFYPIAIAAGNTVVLKPSEKDPTASIWIAKLWKEAGLPDGVFNVLNGDKESVDGLLHSPDVESISFVGSTPIARYIYEECAKAGKRVQSLGGAKNHMLVLPDADLELVADSAINAGFGSAGERCMAISVVVAVEPVADALIEKIVTRMDKLRTGDGRRGCDMGPLVTKEHRDKVASYIDVAVKDGAKVVVDGRGVKADGEAAGFWLGPTLIDQVPTTSSVYKDEIFGPVLSIVRVKTYDEGVALINSGAFGNGTAIFTNDGGAARRFQNEIQVGMVGINVPIPVPVAYYSFGGWKQSLFGDTKAHGEEGVHFFTRGKAITSRWLDPSHGGINLGFPQN, encoded by the coding sequence ATGACTACAACTGTTGGCCACTGGATTGATAATAAAGAAGTACCAAGCACATCAGGTCGCACTGCACCTGTCTATGACCCTGCTTTAGGCGTTGAGACAAAGCGCGTTGCGCTAGCAAATGCGGCAGAGATCAACGCTGCTATCGCATCTGCGAAGAAAGCTTTTCCTGGTTGGTCGAAGACTTCACTCGCAGCGCGTCAACAGATCGTCTTTAAATTCCGCGAACTTATAAATGCGAAGAAGGGCGAGCTCGCCGAGATCATCACTAGCGAACACGGAAAAGTTTTATCTGATGCCCTAGGTGAAATTACCCGAGGCCAAGAAGTAGTCGAGTTTGCAGTTGGAATGCCACAACTTATTAAGGGTTATTACTCTGAAAACGTTTCAACAGGTGTGGATGTTTATTCAACTCGCCAGGCACTTGGCGTAGTTGGCATCATCTCTCCATTTAACTTCCCAGCGATGGTTCCGATGTGGTTCTACCCAATCGCAATCGCTGCCGGTAACACAGTTGTACTGAAGCCTTCCGAAAAAGATCCAACTGCATCAATCTGGATCGCCAAGCTTTGGAAAGAAGCGGGTCTGCCTGATGGCGTATTTAACGTTTTGAATGGCGATAAAGAATCAGTAGATGGATTGCTGCACTCCCCTGATGTTGAATCAATTTCATTCGTTGGTTCAACTCCTATTGCGCGTTATATCTACGAAGAATGCGCGAAGGCTGGAAAGCGTGTGCAATCACTTGGCGGCGCAAAGAACCACATGTTGGTCTTGCCAGATGCTGATCTAGAACTCGTTGCAGATTCAGCAATCAACGCAGGCTTCGGATCAGCTGGAGAGCGTTGCATGGCGATCTCAGTTGTCGTTGCAGTCGAGCCAGTTGCAGATGCGTTAATCGAGAAGATTGTTACTCGTATGGACAAGCTGCGCACCGGTGATGGTCGCCGTGGATGCGATATGGGTCCACTTGTTACTAAAGAACACCGTGACAAGGTCGCTTCATACATTGATGTCGCTGTTAAAGATGGTGCAAAGGTTGTTGTTGATGGTCGCGGCGTAAAGGCCGACGGTGAGGCTGCAGGTTTCTGGCTTGGACCAACCCTGATCGACCAAGTACCAACTACTTCAAGTGTTTATAAGGATGAAATCTTCGGTCCAGTCCTTTCTATTGTTCGCGTAAAGACATACGACGAAGGCGTTGCGCTAATTAATAGCGGTGCATTCGGCAACGGAACTGCGATCTTTACCAACGATGGTGGCGCAGCGCGTCGCTTCCAGAATGAGATTCAAGTTGGCATGGTCGGAATTAACGTTCCGATTCCTGTGCCAGTTGCTTACTACTCATTCGGTGGTTGGAAACAATCGTTATTTGGTGACACTAAGGCGCACGGTGAAGAAGGCGTGCACTTCTTTACTCGCGGCAAAGCGATCACTAGCCGCTGGTTAGATCCAAGCCATGGTGGAATCAACCTCGGCTTCCCACAGAACTAA